CACTGGCTGAGAAAAAATGCTATGTGCAGCATAAGTTTGTGGCAAACTGGTCataattgttaattaaatgttaaaataaactgGTTCAGGTCAAAATCTGCAGTTACAATCTGTGTAAATGCAGTCCCCGCTGTTTTCCCGATATATTTCATACTTAGTTGGTACATGGAATTTTCAGGTTTGTTGGTGTTATCGATACTCGTTGTGTATGATCATTCTTTTGGAATTACCATATCTGAGTAGTTTTACCTATTTTGCGAACAGAACGGTTTATTGGTCGGTTTAGGCTCTGTAAACGTTTTTGgcaaatcaaataatattttaaaattgtgtcactcaaaacatattaaactgaAACTCCTacgatattttataaaaatcaacCCATGTCGTCCTTAACTCGCGACTATCTTCATTGCATACAGGCCGCGCTTTTTATTCTCGAAAGCGCCAACTGGCGGATCCCATTAAAAAGATGCTATGGACGTCACAATCAATAGTAAAGGATATATAAAGATGCGGGTTAATTTTTGTAAAAAGACATTATTAATATTCTTTAATACGTTTAACTTATCTGAACTAACTTGACGAAAGAACAGCATTATTTAATGATGTGTCTTGTTTATGAAGAATTATTAGATTTCATACTTGGAATTAGTAATTCGTGCAAATACACGCacatgcacacgcacacacacacaaccacCCACCTATATGGTAGTTGAATTTACTTATTAAGTAAGATTAGATCCATCATCTTTGTCGTTAGATAGTAAATAAGCACATtgcatgttttttatgttgGAGGCATTTTTGGTTCATCCCTGTAATGCAGTTTAGCTTTTTATCTAGATTTGAATGAATGCTCTGGATTTCTAAATGGGGGCTGTGAGGATGAATGTATAACACATTCGgttcatttgtttgtaaatgcAGCGGCAACAACACATTGAACGATAACGGCGTCACTTGTTCTGGTAAAGACAATAaccttatttttttactttgaatcgATATTTCTTTTAAGCTTCCatgacaaattaaattaaaaatgaagctaattttgcatttgtttaataAGCTTACTCAGTTGATTAAATATTCAACTCAGATATATCTTATATATGGACTATAAATTCGAGATgctaaacattttaattcattttagtCTCGTCTAAGTGGTAACCAATCAGGTCACGTGTCAACATCGGTATATTAAGTGTCAACACTcattgtatatcaatgtatgtTATCACGTTCAACTGGACCAAGTGTATTCTCCAAGTATGGGTTGGTACGACGGTTTCTACCTCAAGGCTGCTCAACAATTGTTCTAACGAAATGCGACGAGGAGACTGATATAAAGATTCTACTTTCATCGACATCGAAATGGTACAGATTAAAAACTGATCCTGGAATAATGTATACGTATGGTATTGTATTTGTTGAAGCCTTTGAAACAGCCCTACCAGTGTCTATATCAGGCATAGAACTTGTCATGAGAGCTGACGATTTCGAATTTATGATGGGAGCTTTATCACGTGATGTCAACGATGGCGTTCCATATGGAGAAGAAAGATCGCAACATTGCTGGACATTTGATGTAACGCCAAGTGAATTCAGAGACTTTCttgtttcaaattcatttttatcatcgTTCCTTCACAATATGGATACTTCATTACCTGACTGGTTACAATTCCTCCCAGCGGGAGACGAAATACTTGGTGTTAATGATCTACAAACCGATCTCCGTAAGGGTCACGATATTCAAAAGACAGAATGCAGAGGAGCACCTTTGTATTCTGATCGCCTTTACACTGTTTTAAAGTTTAGCAGCAGTTTTGCGTTGTCTATTTTTGGTCAGGAAATCGCATTACCGACTGCAGTCAGTAACAAAATGTATTGCATTATTGTTGATATCTGCCAGGATTATGGTGGATCTGTTTTCCTAATATTGCCTGAAAAATCAAGGGACATTCTTGACAATGTTGACATGTTCAAGCAAATAATTAACGATTCTGGTTTGTATATCCGCCCGATAGGAGTAGGTTTGTCTCTTCAGAAGCACATTAACGTGCATGCGAAGACAACACATTTGCAGCAATGGAACGGGGATGAAATTATTCAGTATCCGTGAGTTGATTTCAAATAACGAATTTGATTGCAATCTAGGTGTTATTCATTATGTTGTAaactatttacttttaaaaaaggaatTATACCGTGCTAACATCCAACGATGTTTGATTAAATCTTGTAATGTAATAAGCTGATATGTTACAACTTTCAATCAATAGCAaacgatattttttaaaacaacatcatcAGATACCTTATTATACATATTGTAAATACTTTACGTTTAGTGTGTTTCAAGAAGCAAATATATGGATTGGAGGCGATGTCAAAATGGCAACTCACATATTCAGAGTATCAGGAACGACAAATGCGTTTCTTTCTATCTTGTCACCAACAAATGTAAGCTGGAGTATTCGTATGtagttttgtattaaattttatcatttaaaatggataCAGATACATATTTTGATAGGTTTTCATAATACATTTCCCTGTCCACATTCAAACTTTCTAAAATGAagcatttgtaatatttaaacCTCTTTATGGAGTACAATTAACAGTATAATAGACAGTTTATTAAATCCAATGTAATGTTGTCTTAGAAAATATATTCCTTAAAACGAAATTGGATTTAAAAAGttgatatttaagaaatatgcattttttatatgtataacaaaatgGCCCCGCCAGTATTAATTCATCGCTGTTAAGGTAACATACGTAACTTGGTACCATCGAATATCAATCGGCTACGGCTAAGGTCAACCGCTGATGGCTACTTTAAGTACAGTCCAGAAATAAGTTGAATTACCTTGTTTACTAAATTCCTATTAAAGGGGTTTAGTCTAGTAAAATTTTACGCTACTGAAAGTATTGATCGAAAAGCTTCTTTTGGTGGCGATAGCTAGTAAAATACTTTGATTTTTGTCACGTGAGGCTAAATGTATCACATGATATCGTTAGACTATTAAAGGAGAATTAGGAAACACTTATCAATGGTCAACTACAATTGGGGCTAATTAAGGAGTATAAAACCTCATTTTGGGAGTTCGATAGAGAGTCTGCTTCTGGTAAGGAAAAGTCTACCAGGTTAGGATCTGAGAGTCAGCTTGCTCTCGTAAACGAGATATAGGACAAAATAgttgagaaaataaataaataaaagttaagaaataaataattgctaaaaataaacttaaattgtttCATCGGACGTggtgttttgactttgtaaATATACGATTGAACGGCATAGTGTATAGGAAGGGAATTTGGGTGAAGGTGCTACatatgataatattaaatattttcagtttttgaaaagttttattCTTGAAGAATGGGGTTTTGTAGTAAGACTTCAAGCAGCTGGTGCTTTAGAATTTACATTCGAAACTCCACTTGGATTACAAATTATTCGAGGCTCGAGCAATGGCGAAGTTAATGCTCTGTCTTCGCTTGGAGGTGAGTAATATGTAAAAcgaaaataaagtaaaaactagatttattaaatttgacataaatcTAGGGTCTTTAAAGCTATTTTTCATAATACAATTCTAAACAAGTCCAATCCGACAGTTTCCATATGTGTCTGTTCACACTTTTGGTAAAGCTATACtacattcaaaaacatatcTTATTAATTGATATACATTTCTATTTCTGACGTCATTATTTGGCTATTATTATTTGTTCCCTTTCACTTGGAAATTGTGTTCCTAtgctttttatttgacatatattaCTTTACTCGCGAAGTTTTGGACATGTGACATTAACTCTTTTCTGTAGATATATTTGCAACAGTTCCAAATATCAGGAGGGAGGGGGTCACATTTCCCTCATAACAAATCCTAATTTCAGTCGTAAAATAGATATTGGCTGATCACTTTTTGACAATGCCTGGTGTTTTTTGCTGAGTATATATCTTATAAAAATTTCCCTTTTAGGATATAATCAGAGAATTTTTTGTGGCCGCAATGCAAACCCTGCAGGAATTTTCATGTCGGTACTTTTCCACGCTGAAGCCTTTCTCGATGCACCAgttttaagtttcatcaaaccaGGTGTCAATATTAAAGCCTACGCCTTTCTTGCCAGTGATCCAAGTGCTCCAGCTTACAACCACTTACTAATTCATGCAGCAAAAGAAGTGCTTGACCTGAAAAACAGGACTGAGCGGTTTGTTAATCTCTTGCAAGATGTTTTACACAGATACGCAACACTGTTGTCGAACCATTCAACCATTTTGCTTTATACGGTAATAACGTCAAGTCAGAAACTTTTAGACATTGTTGAAGACGTTTTAGAAGATATGAGCGATATACCAACTATTCAACAAGTTATTCAACTAATAACTGGAGTTTGGAAAGATGGTTGGACGCAACTACAAGACAACACTGGTGCATTTTTAGATTCGATAAAAGAAAATTCACGACTAGACAGTTATAACGTAACGCAGCGTATTAAGGATGAAACGAACGCCGTACGAAACGGAGTCAATATGCTGATCAGAAATGTGACTGATCAAGCAACCTTGCtgtttaagaaaatgaatgGAGCTGGTTTTCGTTTTAAAGGTGATCTGGATATATATGGTTTGAAGATTATAGGGCTCGAAATTGAGCTGGTGTATTCCATTGACAGTCTGGCGGCATGTAGCCGGTTTGTGCGTGCGTATAGTGTTCTCAAAGGGGAAAAGGCCATCAGAGTTTTAGGTGTTGTCTCTTCTGGAATCAAGTTCGGACGCTTCCTTCGTATTGAAGCTGGGTTAGGCATTGGACTTGCAATAAGCTTAGATTTAAATGGTAAGTTTGCTGCTTTGCTACGAGTAGAAGCCAATTTCCTCGGCATTGGGGCTCAGACAGATCTGTTCATAACCAAtaagggtttatatttttacctcGAAAGCAATATATGGGATACATACAAAGCACAACTTGAAATATTTGCAGAACTTGGAAATGATTGGTACTTATTGACATTTGGTGTAAAGGGAAAATTCGTAGccgatgatgatgaaaatggtAGTTTTGATGATGGTTATTTAGCTGCACTTCGTagatttacaaaaacaattgcTGATGAGGCCAACAATAGAATTAGTAAATTACAGGAAGGTATAACAAAAGCCCAAAAAGGGGTTACCTCGGCACAAAACTGGCTTGAAGATAAGAAGTCGATTTTCCTGAATGTAAATTCAAAATTCGACGATGCTATACATGCACTTGAGAGAGCAAAAGACAAACTAGAAGATGCAAAGAAACCATTTCAAGACGCATCAAGTAAACTAAGAGAAGCACAAAGAAAAGTCGACAGACTGTGTAGGATTAAAGgatgcaataaaatatgcattccAGGAATCAAATGCAAAACGTGTCGCAAACGTGTCTGGGGCAGGAAAATATCATACCCATGTTGTGAGTTTACCAGCTGTATGACATCTTTTCCTGATCCAGTCTGCGTCGTTTTTAACCATATATGCAGTGCCGCTCGAGCTATTGCTTATATAGCGCTGGAAAACGCCAAAGTATTTGTCCGCATCCCAATGTTAGCCTTTGATGCCGCGAAAAACGCATTGTCTGCTACACAATTCATTTATGACCAATCTAGGGTTATTTTGGATATAGCTTAGCTGCGCTTGAATTGGCTAAACTTGGATTAGAAGCAGCTAAAAAGATAATGGAAAGAGCAAAACTTGCTTTGGAGGCTGTTAAGGAAGTAGTGAAATTAGGTGTTTCTGCTTTAAACTTTGTGATTGAATATGGAATAGAGAGTACCATTGATGTGCGAAATTGCGGATTTGAAGTAACACTTTCAACGCATGATTTAGCCGTGTTTGATGTCCACTGTGATGTGAACGCTTTTAAAACTGGATTCATAACCATCAGACTACGCATCAATTTTAAGGACATTTTTCAAAGTATGTGGTATGCGGCCAAAGCAACAATTACATCTATACTAAATTCTATCGGAAGCCTCGGACGCAACCGACGATCTGTTGAATATGATTCGCTGAATGTGTTGTACAAGCATTATCGAAAAAAAAGAGATACCCATGTTAATGCCACGGAAACGTTTTACAATGAAACCATTGACATCATCGCTGATACACTTGGCTTTACAAATAATCAGACGGACAGAGAATATGATATAAGGACCGAAATTTTCTATCAAAACTGTATCAAGTTCAAAAGCATTCATAGTTTTCTGTTGGACACTGCTTGACATGGCAAACGGAACTGCAAGCACCGTGATTAATTCGACATTTATACAGGACGATATTCAGGGATCAACAGATAAGCAATCACTAGTAAATGCCTCGTTAACGGACATAGGAATTGATTCAACCTTTGCCATGACTGAGTTCAATATAAGCCTTACTGAAATTACAGAAGCCATCGACTCAGCTAAAGAAAAATTGTCtagcgatttttttttatcggatgtggaaagattttCTAGAGATGCGGCTTCAATGCTTCAAAATCAAACAGATGATGTCAATAACATAGAAATTGTTAGTTATTGGGTAATCGCCATGGAAGATGGAATAAGCGAATACTTCAGCTCAGACACATGCGTCTCATTCCTGGATTGTGCACATTACGCTGTCGCCTCACTATATGAAATTGTTATGCCATCAACTGACTTGCTTAACAAAAACGACATTTTGGAAAGTATCTCAGCCTTTGAGGACATATTTCTAACATTGACTAGTAACGATTCACTGACAATCCTGGAAGTATACGAAATGTCGGAAGGTCTTATGGATCACCTTGGTGCGATAAATGACGCCAACGTCTTCTGTTCTACTCCACCTGCCAGTATGTATCCTCTTAAAAACCAAACAGCAGTAGCAGGGCAAACGTTTCACCTTGTATGCAACGCCACAGGAAGTCCTCCGCCTACCTTTATCTGGTTTAAAAACGATGAACAAATCACCAACTCGTCGACAAATATGATGTTGACCTTTCATAATGTGACTTCTTCGGATGAAGGTAGTTACCACTGTGTAGCATCCAACTTGGTCACTAGCCTTATCATGATGCAGGCGTACATCAATGTGACAGGTAGTTGCTGTTTTCATATACACACCTTCTTATTGTCTTCCTTTTTCTTGAAGAATCGCATTATAGTAAATCAAATTCACAGCAAATATGGCGCCTCATATTATGTTGTAAAGACATGTACCCCTTTTAGATCTAAACGGCTTGTGAAATGAAATAGAACATACTATTTCAATATACAAGTATGGTGTTTGTTACGCATCTTGCTTAAATAGATCAGTGTCATATTGGGGTCGCCAATGTTAGTGTACTTTAAACACAGGACTTATCCACTTAACCATTTAAGGGACGATTTTTTCTAAAATTCCGTGGATTCAATGACCTGTTTGAGTTAATATGTTACAATACCATTTGATATcgagtattttttttacagaaaaagatgaaatatttgacatttcaaCCTTTACTCCAAACATTGAAGGTACCATTTTATCTAGTTCTTGTTAGGAATAATCATATTTTGCTATATTGCGCgtcttaattatgtttaatttcgTATTCTATGCCAGTATTTGTCTCCATGTTTATTGCCTGCTAAGATAAAGgtaattttgttcaaatataataGGTTTTTTCATAGGTGCTGACGGAATGTTACATTGATttctaattaaatattttgaacggGAAGTAAGAGCCATCAgtcaaaataatatgaaagatgAAACACATTTGAGTTTCTCAAGTGAAAAGCTGAATTCGGAAGTCGTATGGCGATGACactcaaaacaacattttggtAAATTGGCACATGTTTCGATAATAAGAACCAATATGCATTGCTAATTTGAAGGGACGATCTGCTCAGTACAGTAGTAACTCCCTCCTTACAACATGATATTAGCTACTTGATTTCATTCaccatttataaaatatcatgtcTCTGTGGAAATCTATCATTTTATGACTAAACGTTTTATTGAATACATAGAAATTTGCTTTGATAATGTTCACTGCttgtttaaatttgtgtttTGGATGGAAAATTATCTGCATATTTACCGCTTTAATAATTGCCTACATGATACACAATATCgttctgtttttttgttttttttttg
The DNA window shown above is from Mya arenaria isolate MELC-2E11 chromosome 6, ASM2691426v1 and carries:
- the LOC128237110 gene encoding uncharacterized protein LOC128237110, encoding MYTYGIVFVEAFETALPVSISGIELVMRADDFEFMMGALSRDVNDGVPYGEERSQHCWTFDVTPSEFRDFLVSNSFLSSFLHNMDTSLPDWLQFLPAGDEILGVNDLQTDLRKGHDIQKTECRGAPLYSDRLYTVLKFSSSFALSIFGQEIALPTAVSNKMYCIIVDICQDYGGSVFLILPEKSRDILDNVDMFKQIINDSGLYIRPIGVGLSLQKHINVHAKTTHLQQWNGDEIIQYPVFQEANIWIGGDVKMATHIFRVSGTTNAFLSILSPTNFLKSFILEEWGFVVRLQAAGALEFTFETPLGLQIIRGSSNGEVNALSSLGGYNQRIFCGRNANPAGIFMSVLFHAEAFLDAPVLSFIKPGVNIKAYAFLASDPSAPAYNHLLIHAAKEVLDLKNRTERFVNLLQDVLHRYATLLSNHSTILLYTVITSSQKLLDIVEDVLEDMSDIPTIQQVIQLITGVWKDGWTQLQDNTGAFLDSIKENSRLDSYNVTQRIKDETNAVRNGVNMLIRNVTDQATLLFKKMNGAGFRFKGDLDIYGLKIIGLEIELVYSIDSLAACSRFVRAYSVLKGEKAIRVLGVVSSGIKFGRFLRIEAGLGIGLAISLDLNGKFAALLRVEANFLGIGAQTDLFITNKGLYFYLESNIWDTYKAQLEIFAELGNDWYLLTFGVKGKFVADDDENGSFDDGYLAALRRFTKTIADEANNRISKLQEGITKAQKGVTSAQNWLEDKKSIFLNVNSKFDDAIHALERAKDKLEDAKKPFQDASSKLREAQRKVDRLCRIKGCNKICIPGIKCKTCRKRVWGRKISYPCCEFTSCMTSFPDPVCVVFNHICSAARAIAYIALENAKVFVRIPMLAFDAAKNALSATQFIYDQSRVILDIA
- the LOC128237111 gene encoding uncharacterized protein LOC128237111 isoform X1, with product MANGTASTVINSTFIQDDIQGSTDKQSLVNASLTDIGIDSTFAMTEFNISLTEITEAIDSAKEKLSSDFFLSDVERFSRDAASMLQNQTDDVNNIEIVSYWVIAMEDGISEYFSSDTCVSFLDCAHYAVASLYEIVMPSTDLLNKNDILESISAFEDIFLTLTSNDSLTILEVYEMSEGLMDHLGAINDANVFCSTPPASMYPLKNQTAVAGQTFHLVCNATGSPPPTFIWFKNDEQITNSSTNMMLTFHNVTSSDEGSYHCVASNLVTSLIMMQAYINVTEKDEIFDISTFTPNIEDAFPLTLAVILTTVALVLAGLVVAYAVWRYRIITSESRQEYDVALTDFEAVQA
- the LOC128237111 gene encoding uncharacterized protein LOC128237111 isoform X2; the protein is MANGTASTVINSTFIQDDIQGSTDKQSLVNASLTDIGIDSTFAMTEFNISLTEITEAIDSAKEKLSSDFFLSDVERFSRDAASMLQNQTDDVNNIEIVSYWVIAMEDGISEYFSSDTCVSFLDCAHYAVASLYEIVMPSTDLLNKNDILESISAFEDIFLTLTSNDSLTILEVYEMSEGLMDHLGAINDANVFCSTPPASMYPLKNQTAVAGQTFHLVCNATGSPPPTFIWFKNDEQITNSSTNMMLTFHNVTSSDEGSYHCVASNLVTSLIMMQAYINVTEKDEIFDISTFTPNIEGADGMLH